The sequence GGCGGCCGCTACGCGCTCTCGGCGGCCGCCGCCGGTGGCGGCGCCGTCGTGGCCGTCCCCGCCCTGTCGCCGGAGCGCGTGGCCGCCGCCGTCGCCGCCCACCCGGCCGCCGCCGTGGGCCTGTCGCCGCCCCTCGCCGCCGCGCTGGCGGCCACGCCCGCCGGCCGGGCCGCCCTCCGGCCGGTGACCCGGATCCTGCTGAGCGGCCGGTCGGCACCCGCCGTGGCCCGGGCGTTCCCCGGTGCGGCGGTCGTCGAGATCCCCGGCTGCCGCCCCCTTCCCGCCCCGGCGACCGCGGCCCCCGTGGCGGTGTCGCAGGAACCCATGCTGTGGCACGAGCAGCTGGCGCCCGGCAGCTTCAACCTCCCCTGCCTGGTGCGCCGCTTCGAGGGCCCGCTGGACGTCGCCGCCCTCGCCGGCGCGCTGGCCGACCTCGTGCGCCGCCACGAGCCGTTGCGCACGACGTTCACGTCGGCGCCCGGGGTCCCCCGCCAGGTCGTGCGCCCGGCGGCCGCCGACCCGCTCGCCGTCGTCGACCTGGCCGCCCTGCCGCCGGAGCGCCGCCAGGCCGAGGCCGCCCGCCTGCTCACCGAGGCCAGCGTGCGACCGTTCGACCTGGTGGACGGGCCGCTGTTCGAGCCGTCGCTGCTCCGGCTGGGCGAGGAGGACCACGTCCTGGTCGTGCGCCTGCACCACACGGTGTTCGACGACTGGTCGGTGGACCTCTTCCGACGCGACCTGTCGTCGCTCTACGCCGCCCGCCTCGACGGCACGCCGCCCGCGCTGGCCGAGCCAGCGACCACGTTCACCACCTTCTCCCGCCGCCAGCGCGCCGCCCTCGACGGCGCGAGCGGCGACGAGCAGCGGGCGTGGTGGCGCCGGGAGCTCGACGGCGCGCCACTCGCCGTGCAGCTGCCGCTGGGCGGCCCGCCCGGCGAGGGAGCCGGCGGGCCCGTGCGGGTCGACCTCCCCCCCGAGCTGTCGGCGGCGGTGCGGGCGCTCGGCCCCCACCTCCGGGCCACCCCGTACATGGCGGTGCTGGCGGCCTTCGGCGCCGTGGTCGGGCGCTACACGGGACAGGACGACCTCGTGCTCGGCGCCGTCTCCGCGCACCGCACCCGCAGCGCCGTCGAGCCGCTCATCGGCTGCTTCACCAAGAAGGTGCCGCTGCGCCTGCGGCTGGACGGCGACCCCCCGTTCCGGGAGCTGGCCGCCCGGGCCCGGGCCGCCGTGCTCGGCGCCATGGGCCATCAGGACGTGGGGTTCGACGCGGTGGTGCAGGAGACGCTCGGCCCGCCCGCGGCCGAGCACGGCGCGGTGCCGCAGGTCGCGGTCGTCTTCCAGGGCGAGGCGCCGAGGCGGGCCCCCGTGGGCCTGCCGGGCGTCCGCGCCGGCCCGTTCGACGTCCCGCCCGCGTCGCGCCGGGAGCGCCACTTCAGTGCCCGCGAGGGGCGCCCGGCGTGGGGCGACGGGCTGTACCTCGGGACCTTCGTGCTGGTGTCGCTCGTCGAGCACGACGACGGCCTCTCGCTGGTCGCCCGCGGCGCGTTCCCCCGCCCGGCCGGGCGGCGCCTGCTCGGCCACGTCGAGGCGCTCCTCGCCGACGTCGTCGTCTCGCCCGACCGGCCGGTCTCCGAGCTGTCGCTCGGGCCGGAGCCCGTCCCCGCCGCCGGCGACGGCGACCTCGTCGACGTGCGCGGCCTGCGGGGCGACCGGGCGCGGCTGGAGGCGGCGCTGGCCCGCTGCCCCGGCGTGGCCGACGTGGGGCTGGCCGTCCCGGACGGGCGCCGGCTGGTGGCCTACGTCGTCCCGATGGGCGACCGGGCCCCGTCGCTCGCCGAGCTGCGCCGGACGCTGTGGAAGCAGCTGCCCGGCGCCCTGTGGCCGGCGACGGCGGTCACCGTGGACGAGTTGCCCCGGCGGCCCGACGGGCGGCCCGACCCCTCCGCCCTGCCGCCGGCGCCGCCGCCGTCGCCCGCCCCCGGTTCCTCGCCGGGCGCGGACGCCCTCGCCGCCCTATGGGGCGTCGCGGACCCGGCCCGCCCGTACTGGCAGGACTTCTCCTTCCTCGACGCCCTCGCCGAGGCCCGCCAGGCCGGGCTCGCCGTGAGCGACGAGCAGGTGGCGCGCCACCGCACGGTCGCCACCCTG comes from Acidimicrobiales bacterium and encodes:
- a CDS encoding condensation domain-containing protein — its product is MGDRAAAPVRPVRPGDRVAAAARATPDAVAVVAAGGDALSFAQWDAGASAVAGGLAGRGVGPGDRVAVRFDLAAWGDFAVCHLGVRRAGAVAVLVSPGATAADAARAVVHAGAVGVLSPPHLGVDAASAWWAAPADLDADAAPPGAGVDPDAVAELLFRPAPLGPPVPEQRTSRQIDAPPAPPPGGALVHGWAPGTAGGRYALSAAAAGGGAVVAVPALSPERVAAAVAAHPAAAVGLSPPLAAALAATPAGRAALRPVTRILLSGRSAPAVARAFPGAAVVEIPGCRPLPAPATAAPVAVSQEPMLWHEQLAPGSFNLPCLVRRFEGPLDVAALAGALADLVRRHEPLRTTFTSAPGVPRQVVRPAAADPLAVVDLAALPPERRQAEAARLLTEASVRPFDLVDGPLFEPSLLRLGEEDHVLVVRLHHTVFDDWSVDLFRRDLSSLYAARLDGTPPALAEPATTFTTFSRRQRAALDGASGDEQRAWWRRELDGAPLAVQLPLGGPPGEGAGGPVRVDLPPELSAAVRALGPHLRATPYMAVLAAFGAVVGRYTGQDDLVLGAVSAHRTRSAVEPLIGCFTKKVPLRLRLDGDPPFRELAARARAAVLGAMGHQDVGFDAVVQETLGPPAAEHGAVPQVAVVFQGEAPRRAPVGLPGVRAGPFDVPPASRRERHFSAREGRPAWGDGLYLGTFVLVSLVEHDDGLSLVARGAFPRPAGRRLLGHVEALLADVVVSPDRPVSELSLGPEPVPAAGDGDLVDVRGLRGDRARLEAALARCPGVADVGLAVPDGRRLVAYVVPMGDRAPSLAELRRTLWKQLPGALWPATAVTVDELPRRPDGRPDPSALPPAPPPSPAPGSSPGADALAALWGVADPARPYWQDFSFLDALAEARQAGLAVSDEQVARHRTVATLAADLDAGA